The nucleotide window TCAGGACGGTGTAAACTGCTTTAAAGCCCGAAATAATGACGAATTTTACAAAAAAATGGTAAGTATCGTCAATGATAAAGTAAAAAATATAGATGATATAATAGAAAATGCTTATAAAATTGCTGAAGAAAGAGACTTAAAAAATATAGGTAAAAAATACAAAGAGTATTATGAATATATATTGGATAAAAAATAAAATAATCGTAAGAACTCGATGTTTTAACATTATGATAAAAAAATAAAGGATATTCTGAATTTTCTTTTAAACCTAAATTCCCGAAGAATTATACATATGAAAAAAGGACATAGAATTAGTCTTTTTCTATAATAATTCTTCAGGAAATTTAATATCCATATATTTAAATATTTCTTTCTGTTTCTTTGTTACTTCTCCCAATTTAAGTTTTTCATTACCTCTTTCATAACTTTCTATCAAGTCCAATTCATCAAGAAGTTCCTGTGTTGTGTATTTCTTATATAATTCTTTTCACTCATCTTATTTTTTATATACGATAGCATTACTAATGACACGAATGTTACAAATATTTTTCCATCCATTGTAGGTTTTGATGATACTCTTAATCTTCTTGCATCAAGTCGGTCTTTTATATTATGAAATGCTTTCTCTGCTACATCTTTTTGTCTATATATACTTAATATTTCTCTTGCTTCAAGATTTTCATTACTTATCAAACTGAAATAACCATATTTTTTCATATGTTTTTCTATAATATCATCTTTTGCTACAGCAATTATATTTTCTTTTTCAACTTTAATATCGAAATATTTCCTATAGTCTTCGACTCTTTTTCATTTTCTACATTATTTTCTATATCTGTTTTAATTTAATCAGGTATTCTGTAAAATCTTTATCTTCTTTTAAAGCTTTTCATCATCAAAAAACACATACAAGTAAAGATACTTCTTATTTTCCTTGTCTGTATCGTCCCACATAAGTATTTCTTTTTTACCATATATATTATATTCAGCTATATAATTAGTAAATTTCTTAATATCTTTTACTTTTTCTATTCTTTCTTTTATTATTTTGATGATGACTTTGTTCCTACAATAAATTTAAATTTATTATTCATGAGTTCATCTATATTGTTTTACTGTAGAATCCTCTATCCATCACTAATTTAGGTTTCTTAACTCCTATATACTGAACATCTTTTATTAATCTTCTAACTGTTGACACATCAACAATGTTTCCTGGTAAAACTCTATAGTAAAAAGGCAATCTTGACTTTTCTCCATACAAAATTGCAAGATTGATTTGTGCTAATGTATCATTTTCCTTATTATATCCGTATCTCATTTGATTAATAGCTTTTGAATAAGATGATATGCTTGTTGTATCATAAGCCCAATACTCATCTTCTTTCAACTGTTCAGCCTGTAATTTAAAGAAATTGTTTTTTCCGCTTTCATTTATTTCTGAAAACATTTCACTTATTCTTTGAGAAGTTAGTTCACTTCTGTTAAATGTTTTATGAATTTTACTCCATTTTTCATATCTTGATATAGGACTATCTTTTTCTAATATCAGATATTGTGCAACAGATAAAATTTCTTTGTACAAATCAGGAAAACATTCTTTAAGATTAGAAGTCAGTCCCAATTTTTTAGCAATAAGATTTAAAAGCAGATTAGCACCATAAAATTTACGCTTATCATTTTGAGCTTTATTTTCTTCCAATTTCTTTTTTTGAGTGGAAGTAGGTACAATTTGTCCAGTAAGAGGGTCCTTAATACCGATTAATTTTCTTTTAGATTTAGATTTTTTTTCAGATTTATCCCAATAGTTAATAGATTCATAAACATAAGTTTTATTGTATTTTTTATTATATAGAAAAACTAAAGAAGCCATAAGATTATCACCTATGTATAATTATACATAGAAATAAAGAAAAAGTCAAGAAAAAAATGTAGAAAAAAGCAATAAAATTAATCTTTTTTCTACTTCATATGTTTATTTCTTCGGAAATTTAGGTTTAAATAAAGAATTTCAAGTATCCTTTTTTAAAAATTAATCAGGAATTTTTATGCCCTGTTCGGCTCTATCCTCAAAATAATAATAGGAATCGACTGTATCAAGCAAATAACCGTCAACTTCTATTTCATCAAGACTTTTCTGATAATTTTTTATAATTTTTTTCCATTCGGGATGCCAGTATTTTACAATATAATTTCCTTTCCAAGCAGGATTTTCCGCTACAATCCATTCAGGATTTTTTTTGTTCCACGACTTATCCCAGTAATTTCTGTAATCTTCAGCTTCTCCTATGCTGAAATAAGCAACTACAAGCCTTTTCCCTCCTGATTTTTTTGTTTTTAACTGCTTTATCTGTTCTTTTGTAAAAAAGACTCCGTTGTGAGAAGGTTCAATCAGAAGTAAATCAAAATCAGTGTTTTTTAAAAACTCAAAATATTGATTTATATCTTTAAACTTTTCAGGATTTAAAAGACACAAAAAATTCTTAACCTTATTGAGAGAGTCTATATTTTCTGTATTGTATTCGTGAATAGACTCATATAGATCTTTTGCTCCGAATGAGAGAAGCATTTCGCTGATAAATTTTGTTTTCATATCCTCTTTAATTAAAAAATCTTTTTTTGATTTTCCTTTAGCATAATTAATAACAAAAACAGGCTTTCCGCTGTTTCTTAAAGGAATTAAAAGATTTAATAATTCTTGTCGGGATTTTTTTGGAGTGGGAGTGTTGTATTTTAAAATATCTCCATAATACAAAGATTCCTGAGTAGTTCCGTCCGTAATGTTGAAAAAGTTTTTATCAAGCTTTCCGTTATTGAAATACAGACCGTTTCCGTTTTGAGTAATTATAATCCTGCTTTTACTTGTATTATTTCTTATTTCCTTTATAAAATCCTTCATACGATTACGATATACTTCGTTGGATGTATTCCGTTCATTGTTGGAGAATATCTTATTTTCCGATTCTTTTAAAGAAGACAGTTTCAAGGGATCTTCTTTTGAGAAACCTGAAATAAAAAATATAAAGATTAATAATAATTGTTTTTTCATATAATATAAATTCCTTTCAATATATGAATTTATTATATCTTTTTTAACTTAGAAAATACAGTCAATAAGTAATTTATAAGGTACATGTTGTAAAATATACCAATATATGACTGTTTTCGTTGATGAAAATAGTGGAGGTGAGCATTTTGAAAAAATTAATTTTATTCGTATTTTTTATATTTTCGATAACTGCTTTTTCGGGTACTGATAAAGAAGCGGAAGAAAAAATCAGGAAAGAAATGGAAAAGGTTATTAATTATCATAAAACAGGCGGTAAGGAAGAACGGGAAAAACTGCTGCTGGTAAATAGACTGGACAGAGATTCTGTCAGTTATTTTATTATGAATAAAATCGGAAGTGTAATGAGTGAAGGTCATAAAAAGTCCGAATATAAAATAAACAATATTGAAATAAAAGGAAATGAAGCTGTAATTGATATAGACTATAAAGGTCCTGATTTAAGTCAGGGAGTTGAAAAATTTCAGAAAGATTTTGAAAAATCTCCTGAAATTGTCGAGAAAATAAAAAAAATGTCTAAAAATGATTCTAAAAAATATATCGCAGAAGAATTTGAAAAATATATGATAAAAGATCTGAAAAGCGGAAGTTTTAAATATTACAATAAAAAAAGAATGAAACTTAAAATAAAAAAAATCGGTAATTGGGATAATCTTAATTTAGACAGAGAATTTATGAATATGCTTTCTTTGGGAATAATGGATAAATTTCATTCAATAGCCGGTTTGTAAAAAAATAAAAAAAGTTATTGACAAATAAAATAAAAAATGATAATATATCACTTGTCTGATAGAAATATCAAATAAGAACGGTGCATGGCGCAGTCCGGTAGCGCACCTGCCTTGGGAGCAGGGGGCCGCAGGTTCGAATCCTGCTGCACCGACCATTATCTATATGTGATGCGGGAGTAGCTCAGTTGGTAGAGCGTCAGCCTTCCAAGCTGAATGTCGCGAGTTCGACCCTCGTCTCCCGCTCCATTTTTTTAAAGGAAACAGGAGATAGATGGTGACCGTAGTTCAGTTGGTAGAGCGCCAGTTTGTGGCACTGGTTGTCGCGGGTTCAAGTCCCGTCGGTCACCCCATATGAGCCATTAGCTCAGTCGGTAGAGCACATGACTTTTAATCATGGTGTCACTGGTTCGATTCCAGTATGGCTCACCATTAATAATAAAATAAAGAATGCGAGAGTGGCGAAATTGGCATACGCACTAGACTTAGGATCTAGCGTCTTCGACATGAGGGTTCGAGTCCCTCCTCTCGCACCAAAAAGCCCCACACAACTTTATAACTCAATTCAAGATTATCAGTATTTCAATAGGCTGATATTTTTTTATTTTTATCTTTTTTATCAAAAGTCTAAACATAGTGAATAAATCATATCGATCCGTATCATCCATATTTTCCAAAACCTCTTTCAAAATTTTTATATTATCTAATTCTTTTTCAGATATAGTTTTTTCATTTATAATTCTTTCAACATCTTGCAATGATGTTTCAAAAAATTCTTTTCTTGTTTTCAGTTCTTCAAGTTTTGTTTTTAATTCTGATTCCGTAATTAATTCTTTTGAGTATAACTCTATATATTTAT belongs to Pseudoleptotrichia goodfellowii and includes:
- a CDS encoding IS1634 family transposase gives rise to the protein MASLVFLYNKKYNKTYVYESINYWDKSEKKSKSKRKLIGIKDPLTGQIVPTSTQKKKLEENKAQNDKRKFYGANLLLNLIAKKLGLTSNLKECFPDLYKEILSVAQYLILEKDSPISRYEKWSKIHKTFNRSELTSQRISEMFSEINESGKNNFFKLQAEQLKEDEYWAYDTTSISSYSKAINQMRYGYNKENDTLAQINLAILYGEKSRLPFYYRVLPGNIVDVSTVRRLIKDVQYIGVKKPKLVMDRGFYSKTI
- a CDS encoding endo alpha-1,4 polygalactosaminidase, coding for MKKQLLLIFIFFISGFSKEDPLKLSSLKESENKIFSNNERNTSNEVYRNRMKDFIKEIRNNTSKSRIIITQNGNGLYFNNGKLDKNFFNITDGTTQESLYYGDILKYNTPTPKKSRQELLNLLIPLRNSGKPVFVINYAKGKSKKDFLIKEDMKTKFISEMLLSFGAKDLYESIHEYNTENIDSLNKVKNFLCLLNPEKFKDINQYFEFLKNTDFDLLLIEPSHNGVFFTKEQIKQLKTKKSGGKRLVVAYFSIGEAEDYRNYWDKSWNKKNPEWIVAENPAWKGNYIVKYWHPEWKKIIKNYQKSLDEIEVDGYLLDTVDSYYYFEDRAEQGIKIPD